A single Lysinibacter sp. HNR DNA region contains:
- a CDS encoding O-antigen ligase family protein, which yields MSSKSETTNYLPKLPLAPLRPITLVRMSDAKTRLAISALAIVTFIHALGANAVRNIVGWPGFITITVVLTALNIWAFIAVKPPQFRWYRIPKSLWLFLALCVASIAWSAYPFESLLGASAQIVTTAVALCMAFVLTWPELIRSLGTAIRYILGLSLLFEIFVSVFIGDRVLPLWIERPEGKVSPLLWWSRDLIFEGGPIQGLLGSSVMLGFVALLGLIVFGIQLAGRSIRLTPGIFWLLVSLLVLALTRPATVIIALVVVIIALGFALWARTVRAESRVPLYLTAGLMVALVVPIAFLIRGPALSILGKSSDLTGRIDIWDAVVRVAEQRPAFGWGWVSYWPTWVEPYTNLYTRNGLPVPHAHNAWLDVWLQLGVVGLITFALLVSLTLWRSWFRAIDRPQRYPGEVLPYAASTLLPLLVVTALIVQSLSESRILSESGWLLLTILAIKTKTDYEVPSTSGDEPIPAWRDVPLR from the coding sequence GTGTCCTCCAAGAGCGAGACTACCAACTATCTTCCCAAGCTGCCCCTCGCACCGCTCAGGCCCATTACACTCGTTAGAATGAGCGATGCAAAAACCAGATTGGCTATAAGCGCCCTTGCCATCGTAACCTTCATTCACGCCCTCGGGGCAAATGCGGTGCGTAACATCGTGGGATGGCCCGGGTTCATAACCATAACCGTAGTCCTCACCGCTCTCAATATCTGGGCCTTTATCGCCGTAAAACCACCCCAGTTTCGCTGGTATCGGATACCAAAGTCCCTCTGGCTTTTCCTAGCACTGTGTGTGGCCTCAATTGCCTGGTCAGCCTACCCTTTCGAGTCATTGCTTGGTGCGTCCGCACAGATAGTCACCACCGCGGTTGCCCTGTGTATGGCGTTTGTACTCACCTGGCCAGAGCTCATTCGCTCCCTGGGAACTGCGATCCGATACATACTGGGGCTATCACTTCTTTTTGAAATTTTCGTATCAGTGTTTATTGGAGACCGGGTCCTTCCCCTATGGATCGAGCGTCCGGAGGGAAAAGTATCACCGCTGCTGTGGTGGAGCCGCGACCTCATTTTTGAGGGAGGCCCCATACAGGGTCTCCTGGGCAGCAGCGTTATGCTCGGGTTTGTTGCCCTTCTCGGATTGATCGTGTTTGGAATCCAACTCGCGGGGCGAAGCATCCGATTGACACCCGGGATATTTTGGCTGCTCGTTTCGCTACTTGTCCTGGCGCTCACTCGCCCGGCAACCGTAATCATCGCGCTTGTTGTGGTGATCATTGCCCTGGGATTCGCGCTCTGGGCACGCACCGTGCGGGCGGAATCTCGTGTGCCCCTCTACCTCACAGCTGGACTCATGGTGGCTCTTGTGGTCCCCATAGCATTCCTAATTCGGGGCCCGGCACTCTCAATTCTCGGTAAAAGCAGCGACCTCACGGGCAGAATCGATATCTGGGACGCCGTTGTCCGGGTGGCCGAACAGCGACCCGCATTTGGATGGGGCTGGGTAAGCTACTGGCCCACCTGGGTAGAACCGTACACCAACCTGTACACGCGCAACGGCCTCCCTGTCCCCCACGCCCACAACGCGTGGCTTGACGTGTGGCTTCAGCTGGGGGTTGTTGGACTCATCACGTTTGCCCTTCTGGTAAGCCTCACCCTGTGGCGCTCCTGGTTTCGCGCGATTGATCGCCCCCAGCGCTATCCGGGGGAGGTACTGCCCTACGCCGCCTCTACGCTGCTCCCCCTACTCGTCGTCACGGCCCTGATTGTGCAATCGCTTAGCGAAAGTCGAATACTCAGCGAAAGCGGCTGGTTATTGCTCACCATTCTCGCCATAAAAACAAAAACAGACTACGAAGTCCCCTCGACCTCAGGCGACGAACCAATCCCCGCATGGCGGGATGTTCCGCTAAGATAG
- the manA gene encoding mannose-6-phosphate isomerase, class I yields MNSPREYAWGSITAIPELMGLEPTGKPQAELWLGTHPGSPSAVVHEDGSEEPLARWLVESGNAEELPFLFKILAAAHPLSLQVHPSRKQARLGFTRETQLGIPLTAPNRNYKDQEHKPEIIIALSDTFDALCGFRSIARVRDDLLRVIQSAASPDLALLEKALLLLRDAPEASPEERERVAQEARQEFIVWLFSHSAEAEDFMRALEAALRGGESSLVEEYPNFKTFLHLREEYPEDPGAAVSLLLNRVTLTAGESLYLPAGNMHAYLHGLGVEVMASSDNVLRGGLTTKHVDTEELVNILDFSTLDTPRLTGEGEHPGVMRWVPDVSDFQVWGIETLKDRPARVQLPGSSAVGFVTRGEITINYSGGSVSLQRGESFAGIQSLSGAEEIEFEGDGQAFVATTGVVSGAE; encoded by the coding sequence GTGAATAGCCCGCGTGAATATGCGTGGGGGTCGATAACCGCGATTCCTGAGCTGATGGGGTTGGAGCCGACGGGCAAGCCGCAGGCGGAATTATGGTTGGGAACGCATCCCGGTTCACCGAGTGCGGTGGTGCATGAGGACGGTTCGGAAGAGCCCCTTGCGCGTTGGCTTGTCGAATCGGGAAACGCTGAGGAGCTTCCTTTTCTCTTCAAGATCCTGGCGGCCGCCCACCCACTATCACTCCAGGTTCACCCCTCACGGAAACAAGCTCGGCTGGGATTCACCCGCGAGACTCAGCTCGGTATTCCTCTCACCGCACCAAATCGTAACTATAAGGATCAAGAACACAAACCAGAGATTATTATTGCGCTGAGCGATACATTTGATGCGCTGTGCGGGTTCCGCTCGATTGCTCGCGTGAGGGACGATCTACTGAGAGTGATCCAGAGTGCGGCTTCCCCAGACCTGGCTCTCCTTGAAAAGGCCCTGCTGCTGCTTCGTGATGCCCCCGAAGCCTCGCCCGAGGAACGTGAACGTGTTGCTCAAGAAGCGCGGCAAGAATTTATTGTCTGGTTGTTTTCTCATTCCGCAGAGGCTGAGGACTTTATGCGTGCCCTTGAGGCTGCGTTACGCGGTGGTGAAAGCTCTCTGGTGGAAGAGTATCCGAACTTCAAAACCTTCCTGCACCTTCGGGAAGAGTATCCCGAGGATCCGGGGGCTGCTGTCTCTTTGCTACTCAACCGGGTCACCCTGACGGCGGGCGAGTCTCTGTACCTGCCCGCAGGGAATATGCACGCCTACCTACACGGACTTGGCGTTGAGGTGATGGCTTCCTCGGATAATGTGCTGCGTGGAGGACTCACTACAAAGCATGTGGATACCGAGGAACTGGTCAACATCTTGGACTTTTCTACGCTTGATACTCCTCGCTTGACAGGTGAGGGCGAGCACCCCGGAGTGATGAGATGGGTTCCCGATGTCTCCGATTTTCAGGTGTGGGGCATAGAAACGCTGAAAGATCGTCCGGCACGGGTGCAGCTTCCAGGCAGCAGTGCTGTCGGCTTTGTAACTCGAGGAGAGATAACGATCAATTATTCCGGTGGCAGTGTATCTCTGCAGCGGGGCGAATCGTTTGCTGGAATCCAGTCTCTTTCCGGGGCAGAAGAGATTGAATTTGAGGGAGACGGTCAGGCTTTTGTGGCCACAACGGGAGTTGTCTCGGGTGCTGAGTGA
- a CDS encoding WhiB family transcriptional regulator encodes MSVPEYRSGVPSDWFIDPVQLGVPGVRNPNEDNELAWQADALCAQTDPEAFFPEKGGSTRDAKKICGSCEVRSQCLEYALENDERFGIWGGLSERERRKLRKRAV; translated from the coding sequence GTGTCGGTTCCTGAATATCGTTCCGGAGTCCCGAGTGACTGGTTTATTGATCCCGTCCAGCTCGGAGTGCCGGGTGTTCGCAACCCAAATGAAGATAACGAACTAGCGTGGCAGGCAGACGCACTGTGCGCTCAAACTGATCCCGAGGCCTTTTTCCCCGAAAAGGGCGGATCCACCCGCGACGCAAAGAAAATCTGTGGTTCGTGTGAGGTTCGCTCGCAGTGCCTTGAATACGCTCTTGAAAACGATGAACGTTTTGGCATTTGGGGAGGTCTCTCCGAACGTGAGCGCCGCAAGCTTCGTAAGCGTGCCGTTTAA
- a CDS encoding glycosyltransferase produces MQSRVTALVVATNGAARLERTLEGLTQQTRKPDRIILVDNGSTDTTSAIFADFPADRIISTGEVLPFGAALKAAMQWMTDEVSSGEWLWLLTHDSFPEPEALEVILSTVQRAPSVAIAGPKITSWDRPDHIREIGQTLTRFGARWQLSTEELDQEQRDTQQDSLAVGPVGMLVQRQLWDHLGGFDPALTTHDDGLDLCVRARLAGYRVVVAPESRVRFAGDGVAGPLVSRKMAIARQNYRGARTAQLHRRLAYAPAWAVPFHWLSLLPLAIVRILWYLLRELPGRLPGEIAAAFTVLFSGHKVGNARRSLRSTRTVGWDAIRPLRVDQKTVRTQQMIDREAILARQGRIKHEAHFISTGGLSLLTVSVVFSFVLFYSFFSTTALSGAGLLPLSNNLGDLWASTQYGLQGGGAAVVGPAHPFNFVLAILGTLTFWQPSFSIVLLYFAAIPLSALSAWFWAARVTERPLARGFVGAAWMLSPTLLASLDQGRIAAVIVHILLPCLVMALMGARKSWSAAATSSLLLGIILACAPSLFPAAAVLFVVGLAFSGRGFARVITVAIAPVALYFPLAIAALSQGKPLTAFIDPGVQLPFDPATPTQLLLGFPTAGLAGWNTAFDTLGIGHWPYTIIVAVLVAPLGLLALFGVVFSRGQRAVTGLLLAGVGLASALLVNHFILSSVGAEPVGTWAGPSLSLYWFGLLSLAVATLTVLPKLSETVTALSGLMLFLAVVPVIISIFLGHGALRSADYTVPAVVRAAAQSGQDVGTLVLTPQPDGGVLGEIVRGTGATLDQRSTLSFMSGSLNSGEQDKIEVLGALLSEGSGSQLERLGELGINFVVLSDVSEGKPIASTPTISATTSRIQNALDNNSDVSSVGPTEFGDLWKVSDDVADFTPPTMSRVQETYGHSIWLIQMIVIAGLFLLALPTGAVVEKPPKKKKRKSYAGTSSQKVAPPPVSDSTVGGEASAEKSEKPSEELEKVSESELAVSTRKSRRATRQKQSSNEESSAKVRRKKREGKDSEISATVSENLAAVPVIDASVAPGASSGVVSGSDTALDASVETPSAPAVSEGIPNFASDGSDAAPNLEAPDAISTVGPVRDDRDSAEKRDYEQAAHDESDLEDTIIEPRKIGEEPTDV; encoded by the coding sequence ATGCAAAGCCGAGTTACTGCCCTAGTTGTGGCCACAAATGGTGCCGCGAGACTTGAACGAACCCTAGAGGGTCTTACCCAGCAAACTCGTAAGCCCGACCGAATCATCCTTGTTGATAACGGATCAACCGATACCACCTCGGCTATCTTCGCTGATTTTCCTGCGGATAGGATCATCTCCACGGGAGAGGTTCTTCCGTTCGGGGCAGCCCTGAAAGCCGCTATGCAGTGGATGACCGATGAGGTCTCCAGTGGTGAATGGCTCTGGCTTCTTACTCACGATAGTTTTCCCGAGCCGGAAGCTCTTGAAGTCATTCTCTCTACGGTGCAGCGGGCTCCGTCTGTTGCTATTGCTGGACCCAAAATTACGTCGTGGGACAGACCTGACCACATCAGGGAAATCGGCCAGACTCTCACTCGTTTTGGCGCGCGTTGGCAGCTCAGCACGGAAGAACTAGATCAGGAGCAGAGGGACACTCAGCAAGACTCCCTGGCGGTGGGTCCCGTGGGTATGCTAGTGCAACGCCAACTGTGGGATCACCTTGGTGGCTTTGATCCAGCGCTTACCACTCATGATGATGGCCTTGATCTCTGCGTTCGTGCCCGTCTTGCGGGTTATCGGGTTGTTGTTGCTCCTGAGTCTCGAGTGCGATTCGCTGGGGACGGCGTCGCCGGGCCCCTCGTGAGTCGCAAGATGGCGATTGCTCGCCAAAACTATCGGGGTGCGCGTACTGCACAGCTACACCGTCGATTAGCGTACGCACCGGCATGGGCTGTTCCCTTTCACTGGTTATCCCTGTTGCCGCTGGCGATTGTTCGAATACTGTGGTACTTGTTGCGTGAGCTTCCCGGGCGTCTTCCCGGCGAGATCGCCGCGGCATTTACGGTTTTATTCTCCGGTCATAAGGTAGGAAACGCACGGCGCTCTCTCCGGTCAACAAGGACCGTGGGGTGGGACGCTATCAGGCCGCTGAGGGTCGATCAGAAAACCGTACGAACGCAGCAAATGATTGACCGTGAGGCGATTCTTGCCCGTCAGGGCCGGATTAAGCATGAAGCTCACTTTATTAGTACGGGTGGGCTCTCTCTGCTTACCGTGAGTGTTGTTTTCTCGTTTGTTCTGTTCTATTCGTTTTTTAGTACAACCGCCCTTTCAGGAGCCGGGCTACTTCCCCTTAGCAATAACCTAGGTGATCTCTGGGCCAGCACACAGTACGGATTGCAGGGCGGCGGCGCCGCGGTTGTTGGGCCCGCACATCCCTTTAACTTTGTTCTTGCGATTTTAGGGACACTCACCTTCTGGCAGCCCAGCTTCTCAATTGTTCTGCTGTATTTTGCGGCCATTCCTCTCTCTGCTCTCTCCGCGTGGTTCTGGGCCGCGCGGGTCACTGAACGTCCCCTGGCCCGGGGGTTTGTGGGGGCCGCGTGGATGCTGAGTCCGACCCTTCTTGCGTCTCTTGACCAGGGACGTATTGCGGCGGTTATCGTGCACATACTTCTCCCGTGCCTGGTGATGGCTCTCATGGGGGCGAGGAAGTCCTGGTCGGCTGCAGCAACAAGCTCACTTCTTCTCGGTATTATTCTTGCCTGCGCGCCCTCCCTCTTCCCCGCAGCAGCGGTGCTTTTTGTGGTGGGCCTCGCGTTTAGTGGTCGAGGCTTTGCCCGTGTGATAACGGTTGCGATTGCGCCGGTTGCACTGTACTTTCCGCTCGCTATTGCCGCCCTCTCACAGGGTAAGCCGCTCACAGCCTTTATCGACCCCGGCGTGCAGCTGCCGTTTGATCCGGCGACTCCCACGCAACTTCTTCTGGGATTCCCTACAGCGGGGCTTGCCGGTTGGAACACTGCCTTTGACACACTCGGTATCGGCCACTGGCCCTACACAATCATTGTTGCCGTTTTGGTGGCTCCTCTGGGGCTTCTGGCTCTTTTTGGTGTCGTCTTCTCGCGAGGGCAGCGGGCGGTAACCGGTCTATTGCTTGCGGGGGTGGGACTTGCTAGCGCTTTGCTTGTCAACCACTTTATTCTGAGCTCAGTGGGGGCAGAACCAGTGGGAACCTGGGCAGGACCCAGCTTGAGCCTGTACTGGTTTGGGCTCTTATCGCTTGCGGTTGCCACGCTCACCGTTCTTCCGAAGCTATCTGAGACGGTGACTGCACTATCTGGCCTCATGCTTTTTCTTGCGGTTGTTCCTGTTATCATCTCGATCTTTCTGGGGCACGGTGCCCTGCGTAGTGCTGACTACACTGTTCCAGCCGTAGTACGAGCTGCTGCCCAGAGTGGTCAGGACGTGGGAACCCTGGTGCTGACTCCACAGCCAGACGGAGGAGTACTCGGGGAGATTGTTCGTGGAACCGGTGCCACGCTGGACCAGAGGTCCACCCTGTCGTTTATGAGCGGTTCGCTGAACAGCGGCGAGCAAGACAAGATCGAAGTTTTGGGAGCTTTGCTCTCGGAGGGTTCTGGTAGCCAGCTCGAGAGACTGGGTGAACTGGGAATAAATTTTGTTGTCCTGAGTGACGTCTCGGAGGGCAAACCCATTGCGAGTACCCCGACAATTTCAGCAACGACATCACGAATTCAAAATGCCCTGGATAATAACTCCGACGTGTCCTCCGTGGGACCAACTGAGTTTGGGGATCTGTGGAAAGTGAGTGACGATGTTGCTGACTTTACCCCTCCGACTATGTCGCGTGTGCAAGAGACGTATGGACACTCTATTTGGCTTATTCAGATGATTGTTATCGCGGGACTCTTCCTACTGGCACTTCCCACCGGCGCGGTGGTTGAAAAACCGCCGAAAAAGAAAAAACGTAAGTCTTATGCGGGAACATCTTCTCAAAAGGTAGCTCCACCTCCTGTATCTGACAGCACAGTTGGCGGGGAAGCCTCGGCGGAAAAATCTGAAAAACCCTCTGAAGAGCTGGAAAAAGTTTCTGAGAGCGAATTGGCAGTGTCAACGCGTAAGTCTCGAAGAGCAACACGCCAAAAACAGTCAAGTAATGAGGAGAGTTCCGCCAAGGTCCGGCGGAAAAAACGAGAAGGAAAAGACTCCGAAATATCTGCGACAGTATCCGAGAATTTGGCTGCTGTCCCCGTTATTGATGCGTCTGTTGCGCCGGGGGCGTCTTCCGGGGTTGTCTCGGGCTCTGACACTGCTTTGGACGCTTCTGTGGAGACCCCGAGCGCTCCCGCTGTTTCCGAGGGAATCCCGAACTTTGCTTCGGATGGCTCTGACGCCGCCCCAAACTTGGAGGCACCCGATGCAATCTCCACTGTCGGGCCGGTACGTGATGATCGTGACTCAGCTGAAAAGCGTGACTACGAACAGGCCGCACATGACGAGTCAGACCTCGAAGACACCATCATCGAACCCAGAAAAATAGGGGAGGAGCCCACCGATGTCTAA
- a CDS encoding DUF5719 family protein, with protein sequence MSKQKKALTLSGKIVTGVVAGGLTLGAIYALGIVNLPTVVRDPASATIDTTAASQSEIACVGSVVEIGFDPANPLSIQDIGEAQIVQFSSDSAPLDSFLIDRVGVSEPNPAAQPTAASLSAQERSTSAIVQSQTVESETVRGYTASACAPSLAESWLVAGSTVLGSSSLVLLTNPGDVTANVTLTVYSEQGLVDAPGSSNLVVEPKTQRVISLNGLAPNINASVIHVQSRGGKIAAALQQTLSQGIDATGLETSTAVAAPSQNPLIPGIRVVAAGTDHAHDDHDDSARVLRLFSPVNKNSTVKAIAYGADGYSQDLGTFEVTPLMVNEYVLPELPEGVYTVGLETEDPMLGSVRLTSEGANGVYDIAAFQAAQAFEGPMAVAVPSGPNPILSLYNPKASNATVNLTRGDSPQTITVPGGGAVQVSLEEGAGYGLDASAPIVAGVSLANSGAISGYLVEPPATDAEPLTVYTR encoded by the coding sequence ATGTCTAAACAAAAGAAGGCCCTGACCCTATCCGGAAAAATCGTAACGGGTGTTGTTGCGGGAGGACTCACCCTCGGTGCTATATATGCGCTGGGTATTGTCAACCTCCCCACGGTGGTGAGAGACCCTGCCTCCGCGACGATTGACACGACTGCCGCCTCACAGTCCGAGATTGCTTGTGTGGGCTCTGTGGTGGAGATTGGTTTTGATCCGGCAAACCCGCTCAGTATTCAAGACATAGGCGAAGCGCAGATAGTACAGTTTTCATCTGACTCTGCACCGCTTGATAGCTTTCTGATCGATAGAGTGGGGGTGAGCGAGCCGAACCCCGCAGCGCAACCCACGGCGGCCTCTCTGTCAGCGCAAGAACGGAGCACTTCGGCGATAGTTCAGAGTCAGACGGTGGAGAGCGAAACCGTACGCGGTTATACCGCATCCGCCTGCGCGCCCTCTCTGGCGGAGAGTTGGCTTGTTGCCGGGTCTACTGTGCTGGGCTCATCATCGCTTGTTTTGCTCACCAACCCCGGAGATGTCACCGCTAACGTGACCCTAACCGTTTACTCGGAGCAGGGACTTGTTGACGCCCCAGGTTCTAGCAACCTGGTTGTTGAGCCCAAGACACAGCGTGTGATTTCGCTCAACGGATTGGCTCCCAATATAAACGCCTCCGTTATACACGTTCAGTCACGCGGCGGAAAGATTGCAGCGGCTCTGCAACAAACGCTTTCTCAGGGTATTGATGCCACCGGGCTAGAGACATCTACAGCGGTTGCTGCCCCCTCGCAGAACCCACTAATCCCGGGTATTCGGGTCGTGGCGGCGGGCACCGACCACGCGCACGACGATCACGATGATAGCGCGAGGGTTCTTCGTCTCTTCTCACCGGTGAACAAAAACTCCACCGTGAAGGCTATCGCCTACGGGGCAGACGGATATTCGCAGGATCTTGGGACCTTCGAGGTGACGCCGTTGATGGTAAATGAATATGTACTCCCGGAACTTCCGGAGGGCGTCTATACAGTTGGGCTTGAAACAGAGGACCCTATGTTGGGGAGCGTTCGTTTGACCTCTGAGGGCGCCAACGGAGTTTATGATATTGCCGCTTTTCAGGCTGCCCAGGCCTTTGAAGGCCCCATGGCGGTTGCAGTTCCTTCGGGACCCAATCCGATTCTCAGTCTCTACAACCCGAAAGCCTCAAACGCAACCGTGAACCTCACTCGGGGAGATTCTCCGCAGACAATAACGGTTCCCGGGGGCGGGGCTGTGCAGGTATCGTTGGAAGAAGGTGCCGGATATGGTCTTGACGCTTCAGCACCCATCGTCGCCGGGGTCTCCCTGGCGAATAGCGGTGCTATCAGCGGCTACTTGGTGGAGCCTCCAGCTACCGATGCGGAACCGCTCACAGTGTATACCCGTTAG
- a CDS encoding metallopeptidase family protein, whose product MSDSRRETSRVTQRETFSSRHGRDLRSPVLGPELPILNNRIALFDRIAGGTVEYLRSLWPEQLNSVQFDFVSVPTDSIEKDSEKPQLWRVTRASKRITFFRVPLQRSGDLHMEDALQRRMFIEYAVYSAIAEYLGKEPWELLPPNGDRYY is encoded by the coding sequence ATGAGCGATTCTCGACGTGAAACCTCCCGTGTTACCCAACGGGAAACGTTCTCCTCCCGCCACGGTCGAGACCTGCGCTCGCCCGTACTCGGACCCGAGCTTCCCATTCTCAACAATAGGATCGCCCTCTTCGATCGCATCGCGGGTGGAACCGTGGAATATCTGAGATCTCTGTGGCCGGAACAACTCAACTCCGTACAGTTTGATTTTGTCTCAGTTCCGACCGACAGTATTGAGAAAGACTCGGAAAAACCACAGCTGTGGCGCGTCACCAGAGCATCAAAACGCATCACGTTCTTTCGAGTGCCGCTACAACGCTCCGGTGACCTGCACATGGAAGATGCTCTCCAACGGCGAATGTTCATCGAGTACGCGGTGTACAGCGCGATAGCAGAGTACCTGGGCAAAGAACCCTGGGAACTCCTACCGCCCAATGGCGATAGGTATTACTAA
- a CDS encoding DUF3499 family protein, with the protein MHARLCSKTTCQRPAVYSLTYDYQGCSIAIGPLSLEADPNSYDLCQTHGEHLTPPSGWKLYRHDLLRGVNAGNGMPSTTGSDSADSHRVRQ; encoded by the coding sequence GTGCATGCAAGACTGTGTTCCAAGACAACGTGTCAGCGTCCAGCTGTGTATTCCCTCACCTACGACTATCAGGGATGTTCAATAGCGATTGGTCCGTTGAGCTTAGAAGCTGACCCCAATAGCTACGATCTCTGCCAGACGCACGGGGAACACCTCACCCCTCCCAGCGGTTGGAAGCTCTATCGTCACGATCTTTTGCGCGGCGTAAATGCAGGGAACGGCATGCCGAGTACAACGGGTAGTGACTCCGCAGATAGTCATCGGGTACGTCAGTGA
- a CDS encoding ABC transporter ATP-binding protein, which produces MSSIGRVGGGRGRISSSDEDLQRKLNAQAPVITHLFSRISRLFNNYRPQLIFIVVLVLSGAALSVIPPLLIESLFDDALFPESGVNIPLLTNLVLLMVGLYLASAALGVWQTYLTATVGNSVMGELRVRMFEHLQRMELNFFTRTKTGTIQSRLQNDVGGVANVLTNAVSNVLGNTVTVIAAAVAMLLLSWQMTIIAFVLMPVLVMIQRRIGRVRAKIASATVESLADMTAITQETLSVSGVLLSKSFDRQSFETDRYRAANRAQIRLQVRQAMSGQWFFATVNIILSSIPAVIYLVAGVMIGSGYVELTAGTIVAFTAAQSRLMFPLLGLMRVALDMQTSSGLFARIFEYLDMTPAIVDREGARVLSERLGAIEFTNVAFRYPVDGEDKSRGGEKGGGSEKSVGFEIEASTSENTLDGVSLRIEEGQFVAFVGPSGSGKTTLSYLVPRFYDATSGSVRIGGEDVRDLQLSSLVSRIGIVSQETYLFHDTIAQNFRYAKPEATNEEIIAAARMANIHETIVSFPDGYNTVVGERGYRLSGGEKQRVAIARVLLKDPDILILDEATSALDSNSERIVQQALDTVSRGRTTLSIAHRLSTVSAADRIFVMEKGRIVEQGTHTELLGAGGLYTELYEGQRLDGSGGVPGEVVP; this is translated from the coding sequence GTGAGTAGCATCGGTAGGGTTGGTGGTGGGCGGGGGCGGATAAGCTCCTCTGATGAAGACCTTCAGCGTAAACTCAACGCGCAAGCCCCTGTCATTACACATCTCTTTTCGCGGATTTCTCGGCTCTTTAATAACTATCGTCCACAATTGATTTTCATCGTTGTGCTTGTGTTGAGCGGGGCAGCGCTGAGTGTCATCCCCCCGCTTCTCATTGAATCACTTTTTGATGACGCGCTCTTCCCAGAGTCCGGGGTAAACATTCCTCTTCTGACGAACCTGGTTCTTTTAATGGTGGGACTCTACCTGGCCTCGGCGGCGTTGGGCGTATGGCAGACCTACCTCACGGCAACAGTGGGAAACAGCGTTATGGGTGAGTTGCGGGTGCGCATGTTTGAACACTTGCAGCGCATGGAACTTAATTTTTTTACGCGGACAAAAACGGGGACCATCCAGTCGCGGCTGCAAAACGATGTAGGGGGAGTAGCAAACGTTCTCACCAACGCGGTTTCCAACGTCTTGGGGAACACGGTAACGGTCATTGCGGCTGCCGTGGCTATGCTCCTGCTGAGCTGGCAAATGACCATTATCGCTTTTGTTCTCATGCCCGTCCTGGTGATGATTCAACGTAGAATCGGTCGGGTGCGGGCAAAGATTGCCTCTGCCACGGTGGAGTCACTTGCCGACATGACGGCCATCACCCAGGAGACGCTGAGCGTTTCGGGGGTTCTGCTTTCAAAGAGTTTTGACCGGCAGTCGTTCGAAACGGATCGGTACCGCGCCGCGAATCGGGCACAGATTCGCTTGCAGGTACGGCAGGCGATGAGCGGTCAGTGGTTTTTTGCAACCGTAAACATCATCCTGTCGAGTATTCCCGCCGTTATTTATCTGGTTGCGGGAGTGATGATTGGGAGCGGTTACGTTGAGCTCACCGCGGGAACTATCGTGGCCTTTACTGCCGCCCAGTCGCGGCTCATGTTTCCTCTATTGGGTCTGATGCGTGTGGCTCTTGACATGCAAACCTCCTCGGGCCTTTTTGCGCGGATCTTTGAGTATCTTGATATGACACCGGCCATTGTTGATCGCGAGGGTGCTCGGGTTCTCTCAGAGCGCTTGGGGGCGATTGAATTCACAAACGTGGCGTTTCGCTATCCCGTTGACGGGGAGGATAAGAGTCGTGGGGGCGAAAAGGGTGGCGGGAGCGAGAAAAGCGTCGGGTTTGAGATTGAGGCCTCCACGTCTGAAAACACCCTCGACGGGGTTTCTCTTCGAATAGAGGAGGGACAGTTTGTCGCCTTTGTGGGACCGTCTGGTTCGGGGAAAACAACGTTGAGCTATCTGGTGCCACGGTTTTATGATGCCACCTCGGGTTCCGTGCGTATCGGTGGGGAAGATGTGCGTGACCTTCAATTGAGTTCCCTTGTTTCTCGTATCGGAATTGTCAGTCAAGAAACCTATCTTTTTCACGATACCATTGCTCAAAATTTCCGTTACGCAAAACCGGAGGCCACCAACGAGGAGATCATCGCTGCCGCGCGGATGGCCAATATACACGAAACGATTGTGTCGTTTCCAGACGGTTATAACACGGTTGTGGGGGAGCGCGGGTATCGATTATCCGGAGGCGAGAAGCAGCGTGTGGCAATCGCTCGAGTTCTGCTCAAAGACCCGGACATCCTTATTCTGGATGAGGCAACCAGCGCTTTAGACTCTAACTCCGAACGAATCGTGCAGCAGGCACTAGACACCGTATCACGGGGACGCACCACACTGTCGATTGCGCATCGATTATCAACCGTGAGTGCGGCGGATCGTATCTTTGTGATGGAGAAGGGCCGTATCGTTGAGCAGGGAACTCACACGGAGTTACTGGGTGCGGGCGGGCTGTACACAGAACTCTACGAGGGACAGCGCCTAGACGGCTCGGGTGGGGTGCCCGGGGAGGTCGTTCCATGA